TTGAAAGAGTCCAAAACCAAATTCCTAATTTGAACGATTTGGCTCAATTTTTTAAAGCATTAGCAGATGAAACAAGACTCAAAATAACTTATGCGTTAACTATAGAGAATTCTCTGTGTGTCTGTGATGTAGCAAGAATTATTGGATCTTCAAATGCAACAGCATCTCATCATTTGCGTTATTTGAAAGAACATGGCTTAGCAAATTCATATCGGAAAGGTAAGATGGTGTATTACGCATTAGCAGATTCACACGTTAAACAGCTAGTGGAAATTGCTTATGAACATTCGATAGAAGGTGAAGGCAAATGAAGAAAAAAAACATACAAGAATATCGATTACAAAATTTATCTTGTGCAAACTGTGCAATGAAGTTTGAAAAAAACGTGCAAAGTATTCCTACTGTAGAAGAAGTACAATTGAATTTTGGAGCTGCTAAGCTGACGGTGAAAGGTGATGCTTCAATTGAACAATTATGTGCAGCAGGGGCGTTCGATGGTATAAAAGTAGTACCTGCTTCATCCAAAGAAGAAACGAATACGTTGTTTTATAAAAAAAAGGAAAATATTTTAGCTGGAATTTCTTTGCTATTTGTTATTGCAGGCTATTTAATGGGAGCTTTGCAAGGTGAGAACCATATAATAACGATTGGTTTATTTTTGATCGCCATTATAATTGGTGGCTACACCATTTTTAAGGACGGTTTTAGAAACTTATTGCATTTTGATTTTGATATGAAAACCTTAATGACAATTGCGGTCATTGGAGCTGCTATTGTAGGGGAATGGAAAGAGGGAGCTGTGGTTGTTTTCCTCTTTGCTGTTAGTGAAGCACTTGAGGCTTATTCTATGAATAAGGCGAGACAGTCTATTCGGCAATTGATGGATATTGCACCAGCAACCGCACTTGTTCGGCGTAAAGGTCAAGTAGTCGAATTAGCTACAGAAGATGTACAAATTGGTGATATTCTTATCGTCAAGCCTGGTCAAAAGATTGCTATGGATGGCGAAATTATAAATGGGATGTCAACAGTTAATCAAGCACCCATTACAGGAGAATCTATTCCAGTCAAAAAAGAAGTTGGGGATGAGGTTTTCGCAGGTACATTAAATGAAGAGGGTGCTCTTGAAATTACTGTCACAAAACATGTGAAAGACACAACCATTGCAAAAATCATTAATTTAGTAGAAGAAGCACAAGCGGAAAAAGCACCTTCACAAAAATTCGTCGATCGATTTGCGAAATATTATACCCCTGCAATTATTATTGTTGCAATCATTGTAGGCATAGTACCCCCGCTAATTGTTGGAGATTGGCACCATTGGATTTATCAAGGGCTTGCAGTGCTAGTAGTTGGTTGCCCATGTGCATTAGTGATTTCTACTCCTGTTGCCATAGTTACTGCAATTGGCAATGCAGCAAGACAAGGAGTGCTGATCAAAGGCGGTATCCATCTTGAACAACTTGGACATATAAAAGTAATCGCATTTGATAAAACAGGTACTCTTACAAAAGGTGTACCAGAAGTAACTAATGTATTAGCCTTTCAAGATACTTCAGAAGAACTATTAATTCAGTTAGTTGCAGGTGTTGAACATAGTTCCCAACATCCATTAGCAAAAGCCGTATTAAACTATGCAAATAATCGTTCAATTAGCAGTGTGAAAGGTACAGATTTTCAATCAGTAACTGGTAAAGGTGCGTATGCAACAGTCGATAATCAGCAAATTTTTGTTGGAAGTGTGCAATGGATTCAAGAAATGATGGAAATTCCAACAATTATTTTAAAAGAAATAGAATCATTACAATGCGAAGGAAAATCAGTTATTGTAGTAGCTTCTAAAAATAGTTTATTAGGAATAATAGCAATTGCTGATCAGGTTCGCTCAAACTGTAATAATGTATTACAGAATTTAAAATCGATTGGAATTTCAAATACAGTTATATTAACAGGTGATGCACAAACAACAGCAAAAGCTATTGCTCAACAATTGCATATTACGGATGTAAAGGCAGACTTATTACCAGAAGATAAATTAAATGCAATGAAAGAATTACAAAAACAGTATGGTGTTGTTGCGATGGTTGGAGATGGTGTGAATGATGCACCAGCATTAGCGGCAGCATCTGTAGGTATTGCCATGGGGGGAGCTGGGACAGATACAGCACTTGAAACAGCAGATGTTGCATTAATGGCAGATGACCTTGGAAAATTACCTTATACAATTAGACTTAGTCGAAAAACGTTGCGAATTATTAAAGAAAATATTATGTTTGCATTAGGCTTGAAAATTTTAGCATTACTACTAATCATTCCGGGATGGCTAACGTTGTGGATTGCAATCTTTGCTGACATGGGTGCAACGTTGTTAGTCGTGCTAAATTCATTACGCTTAATTCGAATCCAAAAATAAATAATACCAATGCTATCGGGGGGCAACTATTGTGAAATTAATCGAATGGACAAAGGAAGAACATGAGCAGCTTATTGAATTTATGACAACAAACGTATGGCCATATCATGTAAATTCACATCCTGCACGAGCTATTATAGAAAAGGCAATTGATGAAGGTGGCTATGAATCAGATGAATCTAAGACATTTTGGCTTATTAATGATGAAGACCTACAAGTAGGAATGGTGAAAATATATGATTTGCAAGATGACATTCCGCTATTTGATTTGCGTATTGCTGAAAAATGGCGAGGACTAGGGTACGGTACCAAAGCTTTAAAATTAGTCAGTGAATATGTTTTTACATTACCAAACAATAAAATACGTTTAGAAGGTCATACTAGACAAGATAATATCGCTATGCGTAAGACTTTCGAGAATGCTGGTTTTGTAAAAGAGGCACATTTACGACAAGCTTGGTACGTCCCTAAGGAAAATGCATATTATGATGCTGTTACGTACGGAATAACACGTCAAGATTATTTAGAAGGTAAGACAACCCCTGTAAGTTGGGATGATGAGGTAAAAGTTGATACAATCAATTATAAAGAGACTTGGGATTTTCCAAGTAGTTTTGAGTCAGAAAGATTAATAATTCGAATGCCTTTTATGGAAGATGTAGATACTGTTTGGGAAGCTATCTTGCATTCAGCTAAAACACTGAAACCTTTTATGAAATGGGCACAGACATTACCTAAAAAAGCAGAAACAAGAGAAAGAATTCGACAAGCAATTGGTGATTTTATCACAAGAAAAGATTTGAGATTACATGTATTTCTGAAGGATAGTGGCGAATTTGTCGGCTCTACAGGATTACATAATATTGATTGGACTATTCCTAAATTTGAAATTGGCTATTGGTTAGATGCACGGTTTGAAGGAAAAGGTTATATGACGGAAGCTGTTCGAAGAATTACTCAATTTGCCTTTGAAGAATTAGGAGCTAAACGTCTGGAAATTCGCTGTGACAGTGATAATATTAGAAGCCGTGCTGTAGCAAATCGAGCACAATTCGAATTAGAGGGAATATTAAAGCAAGACAGTAGATCAGCCGATGGAAAAACGCTTCGTGATACCTGCATTTACGCTAAAATCCAATAAAAATTAATCGGTAGTCTTTGTATGGGTAAGAATCCATCGCCATTATTTATGAATAAATTACAACTGTTTTGTGCTAATTGTTACGTTTTGAAGTTTCATGTAGTAAACTAGAGAGATAGGAATTTGAAAGAGAGGGAATTGAGATGCCTACACCGAGTATGGAAGACCACATCGAACAAATCTATTTACTAATTGACCAGAAAGGTTATGCACGTGTCTCGGATATAGCAGAAGCATTGTCAGTTCTTCCTTCCTCTGTTACCAAAATGGTTCAGAAACTAGATAAAGATGGTTACTTAATATATGAGCGCTATAGAGGTCTAACTTTAACACCAAAAGGTTTAAAGTTAGGAAAACGATTAGTTGAGCGACACAGCTTATTGGAGCAGTTTTTAAGACTTATTGGTGTAGATGAAGAACGAATTTACAATGATGTAGAAGGAATTGAGCATCATTTGAGCTGGAATTCCATTGAATGTATTGCCGATCTCATACAAGTTTTAGAGGAAAATCCCGATTTTATTCACAAATTGGGAGAGTTAAAATCTCATACAGGTGAATAATGTCATATGAAAGGAGTTAATAATATGACAGAATTAAAATCAGGCGACGTAGTAAAATTAGTAGTTAAAGAACAACAAGAATCCAAGTATATTTTGACCAACGATGAACTAGATATTCCGTTAAATGCTTCTGAAGTAGCAAAACCGATAAAGGTTCACGACAAAATAGAAGTGTTTTTGTATGCAGATCGTAGAGGGAATTTAGCTGCAACTACTGCAATCCCACATATTCGTAAAGACGAGTATGGATGGGCACGTGTACTACATGTAAAAGATAGAGAAGGTGCCTATGTGGATATTGGTACCTCTAGAGAAGTACTTGTCCCTGCGGAAGATTTACCAAAATTAAAACCGCTTTGGCCAGAACCTGGACAACACCTTTATATTACGTTACGTACAGACCGAGAAGGTGGTCTATTTGGTCGTCTTATTACGGAAGAAAAAGTATTAGAAATATATGAGGATGCAGAACCAGAACTATTTAATAAGAATATTTTGGCTCGCCCTTATCGTTTATTGCCAGTTGGAACATTCTTATTGGGTGTAGATAAACCATATCGTATTTTCGTTCATGAATCAGAACGTGGAGCAGAACCTCGTCTAGGTTCAGATGTGAATGTGCGTGTTATTGAAGTAAAAGAAGATGGTACCATTAATGCTTCTATGCTTCCACGTAAATACGAACGATTATCGGATGATGCTGATCAAATTTTTAATTATCTTCAAGAAGTTGGTGGTAAAATGCCATTTGGCGATAAGTCTTCTCCAGAAGAAATTAAAGAAATGTTCCATATGAGCAAAGGTGCATTTAAAAGAGCTCTAGGAGCTTTAATGAAAGCAGATCGTATCAAACAAGAAGATGGTTGGACTCTAATTAAATAAGAGAGCGCAAGAGCAAAAGGAGAAAGTTTTAGTTACTTTCAGAAACTTTTTGCTCTTTTTGACGTATTATTATTAAAGATTACTTATGTGTTTTTCAAAATAAATACAATTTACTAGCATAGACTGAATTTGAATATTACAAAATGTTAAGGAGGACAATAACGAATGAAAAAACAAATCTTTGCTGTTGTAGCGGCAATGTGCTTAACAACAGCTGTAGTAGCGCCAACAACAAGTTATGCAAGCACTAACTCATCACAATCATCAGGTGAAGTTGTAAATGAAAAATTAGGCGTTCCTATCGTTGTATACGGTGGAAGTTTATCTGAAAGCGAAAAGGCTAGCGTAAAAAATAGTTTAGGCATTACAAATAATTCTGATATTCAAGAAATCACCATTACAGGTGCGGATATCGCCAAATATATTGAAAATGGGAATTCAAATGCACGCCTTTATTCATCAGCTAAAATCATCCCAAAAGATCCTGGTTCGGGCTTAGTCATTAATATTGTGACACCCGAAAATATTACAGAGGTAACGGCTGATATGTACTCCAATGCAATGTTAACAGCAGGGATTGAAGATGCAACTGTAGAAGTAGCAGCGCCTAAAAAGGTAACAGGTCACTCAGCATTAGCTGGTATTTACAAGGCATATGAAGTAACAACTGGCAAAAAACTGGACAAAGATCGAACAGATGTAGCAAATCAAGAGTTATCAGTAGCTACTGATATTGCGCAAAATTCTGGAGTGGATAACGAAAAAGTTAGTCAACTACTAACAGATATTAAAAAGCAAATTGCAGAACAAAAACCTGCTACAAAAGAAGATGTTGAAAAAATCGTTGATGAACAACTAAAAAAATTAGAAATCAATCTAAGCGACAAAGACCGTCAATTGTTAATTGATCTCATGGATAAAATCAGTAAACTAAATATTGATTTTAGTAAATGGTCAACACAATTAAATGATTTAAGTGGTAATATTAAAGACCAATTAAATAAAATAAATGATGATATTAAAAGTGATTCAGGTTTTTGGGCGAGTGTAAAAAGTTTCTTCCAAAAAATAATTGATGGCATTAGCAGCATTTTTGGCTAATACTTGTGATCTATAAAGGGTCCTTATTTAGCTTAGGTTAGATAAGGACCTTTTAATAATGACCCTGTAAAAGAAATTGATTCGGGAAAGTAAGCAAAATAATTGAAGTGAAATTACATCTTCTATCATAATAAGAATAAAGTGTGCTAAACTATTTTAAAAACATGGGGGTGTGATCAAATGGAATTTCAGTTAAGTAATAGAGGTAATGAAGAATACGCTTTCGAAAGTAAAAAAGATGGTCAAGTTATCGCAGAAATTATTTGGACACAGTTAGGAGATGTCATGGTAATTGACCATACTTATGTAGATGGTTCATTACGCGGCCAAGGTGTTGCGAAACAACTATTAGATAGAGCTGCAGCATATGCTCGAGAAAATGGGTATAAAATAGATGCAGTATGTTCATATGTCGTAAAAGCTTTTGAATCATCACATGATTATGATGATGTAAAGGCTTAAACTTAAAAAAGTAGCAGGTTCCTGCAAAACTGAAAAACAAAATAACTCCATGAGAGCTGACTTATAGTTGAAAGAACACTTGTAAGTCAGCTTTTTATGATTAATAGTTGTTTTATATAAAAAAGGAGGATAGATAAAAAAATTTGAAACTTTATCGATATACTTACGTATAGTAATCTATAACAATAATTGAGGTGGTTTTTTGAAAAGGACAATCGAAATCGTTTTAGGAATTATAGGTTCATTTTTTAATATAATTGCAATAGCATTAATGGGTCTTATGATGGTTCTTATGAATGGATTGCAAAATAATAAACAAGCTCAAGACGAGATGTTTGCAGAATTTGAAAAACAATTTTCGGAAGATCCACAACTTCAGGATATAGATATGCAAAGTTTTTCTGATAGCATGATAACCATTATAAATGGCTTTGGACCTTTTAGTTGGTTTATAGTAGTATGCTTTATTATTAGTTTAATAGTGGGCATTATTGCTATTGCAAATGTTGCAAGAGCAAAAGATAAAAGGGCGAATTTTGCAGGAGCTATGTTTATTGTAGCAGCTGTTTTTTCGGGTATTATTTCGATAACATCCATCATCTATTATATTGCTGCGATTATTTGTTTCGTTCGTAAACCAAAGGAAGAGATATCAGATATATCAGATTCAACTTATAGTGAAGCTTCTAATTTATAATATGAAAGGAGTTCTTGCTAAGCTAATTTATAAGCTTCTGCAAGAACTCCTTTTCTATTTTATGAATTTACTGGTGAGTGCAAGGGATTTTTTAGTTAAACAACTTTCCTTCTACAATCCCAATAAGTGTTTGTCGAATATCTGTAGGGATTTGATCTAAACAGAGAGTATGATCATAAATTCGCTTATGTGTGACCATAGCTAGTAAAGAGCCGATTATTCCTACTTGAAAGAGGATTAAATCAAGTTTAGGCAACTTTCCTTCATCCATACGTTTCATAAGTTCTTTATCTGCAAAGGACATGCTATGAATATTCGCAATATATTGTTCTGAAAGCTCTGGGTGTTTAGGAGATTCAATGAAAAGTATCGAATATTGAAGTCGATTATAAAAAACAGTATCTACAAGCTCCTCAACCCATACATGTAAGAGTTCCTGGTCAGACAATAATAGGTACTCATTTTCTTCCTTAAAATCTAGACGTTCTGGTTTAACTGTTGCTAATAACAGTTTCATTTTCCCTTTAAAATATTTATATAAAGCTGCTTCGGAAACACCAACTTCTTTGGCAATAGTGGCAGTAGAAGTAGCATCATAGCCTTTTCTATAAAAGAGATTGCGTGCAGTTTGGACAATTTTCTCTCTTGTTAATGCCCCTTTTGTTTGTTTTTTTGTATGCTTTGTTTCCTTCATAGTATAACCACACTTCCGTTAAATCCAACTTTTTTACGTTAGCGGGCAGTAAAAGACCCTCACCAAAAAAATGAGAAAAATGCAAAGTAAAAGCCCGATTGATTTAATGATAACAGATAAATATCACTGGCAATAGTCAAAGGGATTTTGATGTATTTTGCGTGTTGTAAGACGTTTTCATCATTTTCCTACATGTACACCATTTTATTCGAAAAGAAATAGTATTTGTGGAATAATGATATTATAGGAGTGATGCAAGTGGCATGGAAGGAACAACGTTTTGAAGAACTAACAACAGAGGATTTATATAAGATTATTCAATTACGGATTAATGTTTTTGTTGTTGAACAAAAAGCCTATTATGAAGATTTAGACGATCATGATCAAAATAGTATACACGTTACATATGAAGAAGATGGGAAAGTTATTGCATATGCAAGAGCTGTTCCTCCAAATGAGAAATATGAAAATATGGCATCATTTGGACGTGTAATTGTTCAACCAGAAGCACGTGGCACTGGACTAGCACAAGAATTATTAAAAAGAGTGATTGCGGTAACCGAAAGAGAATGGCCAGAATACGATTTGTTTATACAAGCACAAGCATATCTCCAAAACTTTTATGGTAAATTTGGCTTTAAAGCAATTTCAGATCCATATGAATTTGAATGCTTACCGCACATCGATATGGTTTGTAAAAGTGACAAAAAATTATAATATCTCATTGAAAATGTGTAATATCTAAAAAATGGGGTATAGTTATTTTAGAACGATAAAATGGGAGGGAAATGAAAATGGCTAAAAGTAAATCATTATTAATAGCAGGACTTGCAGCAGGTGCATATGCATATTTTCGTAAAAAGGAAAATAGAGAGAAGGCAGTTGAAGCATTTAATTGCACCAAATCTAAATTAAATGGTTTTATTGAAAATTTATCTAATTCCTCAGTAAACGTTGCGGGAGATTCTTTTAATACAACAAATGCTGATGGATATGCAGATCCACATCATACTTATAACGATGATGATACCAAAATGATTAATGAAGGTTCTGCAACTGCTATTCATTATGAAAACGCAGAACAACATGAATCCTTAAATGGCGTAAAACCACCTAATAATCTAAACTAATAAATTTCATTCAAAAAGACTCAGCATATTAGCTGAGTCTTTTTGAATTATGTCGTTCTTAGTTTTCTTCAGGAAGCATTGTTCCGTATTTTGCTAAGTTTGTGTGGAATGATAATGCTTTTTCTAATATGTGAGGAGTTTGTCCGCCACGTTCTTTTGCTTCTTCGAAATAGGCACGAAGAGCAGGTTTAAATTTAGGGTGTACACAGTTTTCAATGATCAATTCAGCACGTTCACGAGGAGCTAAACCACGTAAATCTGCAAGACCTTGTTCTGTTACTACTACGTCAACATCATGTTCTGAGTGATCAACGTGTGATACAAATGGAACTACTGATGAAATTTTGCCATCTTTAGCATATGATTTTGTAATAAAGATTGAAATGCGTGCGGCACGAGCAAAGTCACCTGAACCACCAATACCGTTCATCATTTTTGTACCTGATACGTGAGTTGAGTTAACGTTTCCGTAAATATCGAACTCAAGAGCAGTGTTCATCGCTATTAAGCCCATACGACGAACTAATTCTGGGTGGTTTGAAATTTCTTGTGGACGTAATACAAGTTTGTCTTTGTATTTGTCCAAGTTACCGTATACAGATTCCATTTTTTCAGCTGTTAATGAAGTTGCACAACCTGAAGCAAATTTAACTTTTCCTGCATCAATTAAGTCGAATACAGCATCTTGAAGTACTTCAGAATACACTTCTAAATCTTTGAATTCTGAGTTTGCCATGCCACCTAGTACAGCGTTTGCTACAGAACCAACACCTGATTGAAGTGGAGCTAATGTTTCAGTTAAACGACCTTCTTTAATTTCATTACGGAAGAAATCAAGAATGTGATCTGCAATTTGTTGAGTTTCAGGGTCGATTGGTGTGATTGTAGTTGGTGAATCTGGTTGTTCAGTAATGACAACTGCAGCCACTTTATCTAAATCTAAAGGAATACCGATTGTACCGATACGATCTGAAGCGTGGATTAATGGAATTGGACCACGTTCGCCTTGTGCTTCTGGTACATAAATATCGTGAATACCTTCTAATTGTGGGTAAGATGCTAAGTTTAATTCGATGATAACTTTATCAGCGTTTTGAATGTAAATAGGTGAGTTACCGACAGAAGTTGTTGGGATTAACATACCATCTTCTGTTACAGCTACTGCTTCAACAACAGCAACGTCAATTTTATCAATCGCATTTTGACGTAAGTATTCAGCAGTTACTGATAAATGTTGGTCAACAAATAGCATATCTGCTTTGTTAATGTGACCACGCATTGTACGGTCTAGTTGGAACGGTAAACGTTTGTTAACGATACCAGCATCAGACATATAAGCATCAATGTTTGAACCTAAAGAAGCTCCTGTGAAAACATTTACTTTAAAATCTTCTGTTTCAGCACGTTTTACTAATGCCATAGGAATGGCTTTTGCATCACCAGCACGAGTGAATCCACTTAATCCTAGTGTCATGCCGTCTTTAATCATTTGAGCAGCTTCATCAGCTGACATAATTTTTTTTGCAAGTTCTGGATTGCGAAGTCTTTCTTCTACTTTTACTGTCACGGAAATCTCTCCTTCTATTTAACGAAAAATTTCATATCAATTTTGTAAAAAGATTCTACTTGGAGTATAAGTTATTTGCATAGTTATATAACCATTTTTAATATTATCACCGAATTGTCACATTTTGTTTACAAGCGCATGAAAGGGTTTAAAAAACGAATCAGACAGAAATTTGTCGAGTAAAAGAGAAAAGGAGTTGCTCCAAAATAGTTTTGGTCAACTCCTTTATAATATCCATGGGAATAATTTCTAAAAGCCTAAAGAACGACGGAAGTAACTTGCGTAGCGTTGGCTAACAGGAATTCGAGTACCGTCCTTCATAATTAATAGGAATGTAGAATGTGAATCTGGTTGAATTTCTTCGATAAAGTCGATGTTCACGATATATGAACGGTGGCATCGAATAAAAGTATCAGGCGATAGGAATAGCTCAAGGTCGCTTAAATTTAAACGATGGTAACCTTCTTTTTGCATAGTCTTGACGAATGTTTTACGAAGTTGAGTTTCTAAATAGATGACTTCATTGTGTTTAACTGGGTACCAACAGTCGTCAATTTTAATCGTGATGTAATTTGTTAAGAAAGGAGAAGGTTTTTGTGGGAATATTGCTGTAATTGCACCTTTTGTTTCTCCTTCCTCCATTAATGGAATACTCATTCCATAATAAGGAACACCGAATACATCAGGTTCAATAAAAGAATTTATTTTTTGTCCATAATTAAGTGCTTTTTGAGTTGCAGATCCTTCTGGTATTTCATCGCCAGGTTTTATCTTCAAGTCGATTTTTTTACTTGGTTGATAATATAAATATTTTTTTGTATCTGAAATAACGATTGAAGTGTTATCAGGAAAGAATTCCTTTATAACTTGTATCAATTCCTCGATAGATCGTGGATCCATTAATTCCTACCTCGTTTCTTTCCATTCTTAAAAGTTCTTTACAACAAATATTACTATAGATTAATTATAAAATTAAGTATAGCTAATAAATGTATAAGTTCATACATAAAATGTGACATGAATTTGTCTATATAAATACTATAGTTTGATACATTCCAAAAATAAAGAAAATATTTCGCTAAATATTTATTTGTAGTTGTTTTATTTTAACAATATTGAATAATTATTAATAAAAATGTATTTTTCCATTTGTATATTTAGTGAGAATAATGTCCCATGAACAGTTTCCGTAAAAATTCTTCATAGTTGGGTAATAAAACTATTTTCATATTACCATTTTCGTTATATAGTAAGAATAATGTAATAAAAAAGTATGTGACTTTATAGAAAGATGGGGAGTTTATGCTACAACAACAATATTCCATTTCAGAGGCTATTTCTAAAAGGTATTTCCAAGAAATTGAGACGATGAATCGCTACGAGGGAATAGAGAGATTCTTCGACATTGAAGCTCAATTATTGAGAGAGATACATCAATTGGAAGCAAAAGCTGCCAAAGATTCATTACGTGAATTACTGGAAATTTTATCAGTACGTGCTGGAAAACAGTTTTTTAGAGCAGTCAGACATTATTTTGTAATCTTATCGTCCGTTGTAACAAGAAAGCTGATTGAGAATCAAGCACCATCTAAAAAAGTTTTTGCTTTTAATGCTGCATGTGTAGAAATGATTGATGAACGCTTAAATGATGCAGAATATTTGCAATTCGCAGATGATTTGATTGATTTCTATATTTATGTCATCTCAGAAAGAAAACAACCTTCCTATAAGCACCAAACAGTCAATAAAGTGATTATGTACATTGATGATGAGGTTGAAACAGATTTATCAGTTGAAGATATTGCAATGTATTTTTCAATTAGTACCAGTCACTTATCACGAATTTTTAAAGAACATGTAGGTATTACATTAGTAGAATACTTAAATGTCCGTAGAGTAGAAGAATCTCAATATTATTTACGACATACAAATAAAAGTATTTCTGATATCTCTGAACAATTCCATTTCTGTAACCAAAGCTACTATACTCGAATCTTTAAAAAATATGTTGGTATTACACCAAAGCACTTTAGAGATCGCCCAGATTATGAATATTTCCGCTTCCAATTACCTGAAAGACTTTTATAAAAAATAAAATTACATATAATTTATGCCTTGCATGACTTTGATTTGATTAGTATCCTTTAAATAATGTATACTTCACTATAGCTTGAGAAATTGTAGGTGAAAATATTGAAAAAGAAATTTTGGCTAATCTCGATGCTTGGTTTAGCACCATTCGTGCTGGCTGGCTGTAATGCAGTAAAGAACCAAGAAGGCTTTTTTTATAGTACTTTTGTAAAACCAATGGAATTTCTATTAGATTTCTTCGGTAATAATGTTTTTGGTGGTAGTTACGGTGCAGCTATTATTTTAATCACTGTTCTTATTCGTTTAATATTGATGCCATTCATGCTGAAAAACTATAAGAATCAGCAAGGTATGAAAGAGAAAATGGATAAATTGAAGCCAGAAATGGACGAAATCCAAAAAAAATTAAAAGAAGCAAAAACAAAAGAAGAACAAATGGCATTGCAACAAGAAATGATGGGATTGTACAAAAAATACAATGTTAATCCTATGA
This window of the Rummeliibacillus pycnus genome carries:
- a CDS encoding GNAT family N-acetyltransferase, producing MAWKEQRFEELTTEDLYKIIQLRINVFVVEQKAYYEDLDDHDQNSIHVTYEEDGKVIAYARAVPPNEKYENMASFGRVIVQPEARGTGLAQELLKRVIAVTEREWPEYDLFIQAQAYLQNFYGKFGFKAISDPYEFECLPHIDMVCKSDKKL
- a CDS encoding succinate CoA transferase; translated protein: MTVKVEERLRNPELAKKIMSADEAAQMIKDGMTLGLSGFTRAGDAKAIPMALVKRAETEDFKVNVFTGASLGSNIDAYMSDAGIVNKRLPFQLDRTMRGHINKADMLFVDQHLSVTAEYLRQNAIDKIDVAVVEAVAVTEDGMLIPTTSVGNSPIYIQNADKVIIELNLASYPQLEGIHDIYVPEAQGERGPIPLIHASDRIGTIGIPLDLDKVAAVVITEQPDSPTTITPIDPETQQIADHILDFFRNEIKEGRLTETLAPLQSGVGSVANAVLGGMANSEFKDLEVYSEVLQDAVFDLIDAGKVKFASGCATSLTAEKMESVYGNLDKYKDKLVLRPQEISNHPELVRRMGLIAMNTALEFDIYGNVNSTHVSGTKMMNGIGGSGDFARAARISIFITKSYAKDGKISSVVPFVSHVDHSEHDVDVVVTEQGLADLRGLAPRERAELIIENCVHPKFKPALRAYFEEAKERGGQTPHILEKALSFHTNLAKYGTMLPEEN
- a CDS encoding LytTR family DNA-binding domain-containing protein, encoding MDPRSIEELIQVIKEFFPDNTSIVISDTKKYLYYQPSKKIDLKIKPGDEIPEGSATQKALNYGQKINSFIEPDVFGVPYYGMSIPLMEEGETKGAITAIFPQKPSPFLTNYITIKIDDCWYPVKHNEVIYLETQLRKTFVKTMQKEGYHRLNLSDLELFLSPDTFIRCHRSYIVNIDFIEEIQPDSHSTFLLIMKDGTRIPVSQRYASYFRRSLGF
- a CDS encoding helix-turn-helix transcriptional regulator, whose amino-acid sequence is MLQQQYSISEAISKRYFQEIETMNRYEGIERFFDIEAQLLREIHQLEAKAAKDSLRELLEILSVRAGKQFFRAVRHYFVILSSVVTRKLIENQAPSKKVFAFNAACVEMIDERLNDAEYLQFADDLIDFYIYVISERKQPSYKHQTVNKVIMYIDDEVETDLSVEDIAMYFSISTSHLSRIFKEHVGITLVEYLNVRRVEESQYYLRHTNKSISDISEQFHFCNQSYYTRIFKKYVGITPKHFRDRPDYEYFRFQLPERLL